Proteins co-encoded in one Aethina tumida isolate Nest 87 chromosome 7, icAetTumi1.1, whole genome shotgun sequence genomic window:
- the LOC109594550 gene encoding 60S ribosomal protein L31, which produces MAKTKAEKKRSAITEVVTREFTINLHKRLHGIGFKKRAPRAIKEIRKFAEKQMGTPDVRIDTRLNKSLWSKGIRNVPFRVRVRLSRRRNDDEDSVNKLYTLVTYVPVASFKGLQTENVDASQE; this is translated from the exons ATGGCAAAGACTAAGGCTGAAAAGAAAAGATCAGCGATCACCGAAGTGGTGACCCGCGAATTCACTATCAACCTTCACAAAAGGTTACACGGTATCGGGTTCAAGAAGCGCGCACCCCGTGCCATTAAGGAAATCCGTAAGTTCGCTGAAAAACAAATGGGCACCCCAGACGTGAGGATCGACACCAGATTGAACAAGAGTCTGTGGTCCAAAGGAATCAG gaaTGTTCCTTTCCGTGTCCGCGTCCGTCTTTCCCGTAGGAGAAACGATGATGAAGATTCCGTCAACAAATTGTACACTCTTGTCACATATGTTCCAGTAGCTTCTTTCAAAGGTCTTCAGACAGAAAATGTAGACGCTAGCCAAGAATAA
- the LOC109594546 gene encoding AP-1 complex subunit mu-1 encodes MSSSAIYILDIKGKVLISRNYRGDIDLGVIEKFMPLLLEKEEEGLLTPILQTPECTFAYIKTNNLFIVSTTKKNANIALVFVFLHKIVQVMTEYFKELEEESIRDNFVVIYELLDELIDFGYPQTTDSKILQEYITQEGHKLEIQPRIPLAVTNAVSWRSEGIKYRKNEVFLDVIESVNLLANSNGNVLRSEIVGAIKMRVYLSGMPELRLGLNDKVLFESTGRGKSKSVELEDTKFHQCVRLSRFEIDRTISFIPPDGEFELMSYRLNTHVKPLIWIESVIERHAHSRVEYMIKAKSQFKRRSTANNVEIIIPVPPDADSPKFKTTIGSVKYAPEQNAITWSIKSFPGGKEYLMRAHFGLPSVECEDTEGKPPIQVKFEIPYFTTSGIQVRYLKIIEKSGYQALPWVRYITQNGDYQLRTN; translated from the coding sequence atgTCGTCCTCagctatatatattttggacATTAAAGGCAAAGTACTTATATCTAGGAACTACAGAGGTGATATAGATTTAGGAGTGATTGAAAAGTTTATGCCATTACTTCTTGAAAAAGAAGAGGAAGGACTGTTAACACCAATTCTTCAAACACCTGAGTGCACCTTTGCttacataaaaacaaataatttatttattgtcagcACCACCAagaaaaatgcaaatattgcgttggtatttgtatttttacacaaaatagtTCAAGTTATgacagaatattttaaagaacttGAGGAAGAAAGTATTAGAGATAATTTTGTTGTGATATATGAGCTGTTGGATGAGCTCATTGACTTTGGTTATCCACAAACAACAGACAGTAAAATCTTGCAAGAATACATTACTCAAGAAGGACACAAATTAGAAATACAACCCAGAATACCACTTGCTGTTACTAATGCAGTATCATGGAGATCAGAGGGCATTAAGTACAGGAAAAATGAAGTATTTCTTGATGTGATTGAATCTGTTAACTTGCTGGCAAACTCAAATGGCAATGTTTTAAGAAGTGAGATAGTGGGTGCCATAAAAATGAGAGTATATCTCTCGGGCATGCCTGAACTAAGACTAGGCCTCAATGATAAGGTTCTATTTGAATCAACAGGCAGAGGAAAGTCAAAATCTGTAGAATTAGAAGACACCAAATTTCATCAGTGTGTAAGATTGTCCAGATTTGAAATAGACAGAACCATATCTTTCATACCACCAGATGGTGAGTTTGAGTTAATGAGCTATAGGCTAAACACTCATGTCAAACCTTTAATTTGGATTGAGTCTGTTATTGAAAGACATGCTCACAGCAGAGTAGAATATATGATTAAAGCCAAGTCACAATTCAAAAGAAGATCTACAGCCAACAATGTTGAAATCATTATCCCTGTGCCACCAGATGCTGATTCACCAAAATTCAAAACCACTATAGGTAGTGTTAAATATGCTCCTGAACAAAATGCCATTACATGGTCCATTAAATCATTCCCTGGAGGCAAGGAATATTTGATGAGGGCTCATTTTGGCTTACCTAGTGTAGAATGTGAAGACACAGAAGGCAAGCCTCCTATACAAGTTAAATTTGAGATTCCATATTTCACTACATCTGGCATTCAAGTTaggtatttgaaaattatagaaaaatctgGTTATCAAGCTTTGCCATGGGTTAGGTACATTACACAGAATGGAGACTATCAATTAAGAACTAACtag